GAATTCATGAATGCGATGTAACCCGCCGCCGCGAACAATAGAATGCAGGCAGCAATTGCGATATTGAACATGTATGTCTCTCCTTGTATATAATCATCCATCAGGCATTAACCTAAAGAGTTCTTCTCTATAAAAACACCCGTAATAACGCAATAATCAGCAAATGCAGAGGATAAAATGAACGCCATACCCAGCGGCTCACCCGGATAGACTCCAGCTTCCTCCATATATGCGGGCCATAGGCTATCGCAGCCGTCGGGATGACACTCCACATCTGCAGCTCCCAGTTATTAAGGAACCAGAATAACAGGTTCAACACAATATGAAGCGGAACAAGCCAGCTGGCCTGGGCATATCGGAAAATCAAGATCAACAGCAGGCCGTAAGCTCCGTAATCAAACGGAAATTCGCTCATTAGCGCACAGGCGGCAACAACAATCATCCATGAAAACAGCTGGGAATCCGATCGTTCCAGCACATACAAAACGATGGCTCCAGCTACCAGGGTAATGACTACATTCAACCCTTTAAGATCCAGCGCAAGCTGATAGGGAATTTGGGAGATTGCCGCAATGACGGCCAGTCGAATGATATACTTGGGTCTCGAAGAAGTGTAGCGGTGCCCCTGAACGAGAGCATAGACGTAGATTGGGAAAGCAATGCGGCCGATGATTCTCCAAATCTCCTGATGCGGAAAAAACACAAGTCCTACATGATCAATCAGCATCGTCAGCATGGCGATCCACTGCATGATAACCCCCTCCTCGCACTCGAAGATGTTGAATCT
Above is a window of Paenibacillus sp. FSL K6-1330 DNA encoding:
- a CDS encoding TraX family protein, which gives rise to MQWIAMLTMLIDHVGLVFFPHQEIWRIIGRIAFPIYVYALVQGHRYTSSRPKYIIRLAVIAAISQIPYQLALDLKGLNVVITLVAGAIVLYVLERSDSQLFSWMIVVAACALMSEFPFDYGAYGLLLILIFRYAQASWLVPLHIVLNLLFWFLNNWELQMWSVIPTAAIAYGPHIWRKLESIRVSRWVWRSFYPLHLLIIALLRVFL